Proteins from a single region of Gossypium arboreum isolate Shixiya-1 chromosome 1, ASM2569848v2, whole genome shotgun sequence:
- the LOC128281063 gene encoding probable disease resistance protein At5g63020, whose amino-acid sequence MGNIFSFPIGNTIITRCWDCATGQLSFICNLEDNLHALQTEVAELKERRSDLMRKVRIAEDEQQLKRLNQVEGWLQRADRVITDADQLIRESPQQINELCMGGCCSRHPRSSHKFGKQILKRLQEVKDQKQKGDFGIVAEKSPLPSVTKRSTEPTVGLESNLSKVWSCLQKQQVGIIGLYGLGGVGKTTLLNQINNKFLDMAHDYHVIWAVASQDRPIEKVQDQIAKRIGLLNEGWKSKSLDEKAGDISSILCTKKFALLLDDIWERFDLARAGVPLPTQQNGSKVIFTTRRLDVCCQMQPNMDNNIKVKCLSSGEALKLFEEKVGAETLHTHPDIHKLAEEVAKECAGLPLALTTIGRAMASKKTPREWEYAIEALRQSAASAFPRVGKEMYPKLKFSYDCLADEKVKSCFLYCSLYPEDHIIEKDELIHCWIGDGILDKHANLNSARNEGHFIIGSLLEACLLEKGANNNGVKMHDVIRDLALWIGGESKKFFVKSGVQLKELPEADKWEEVIRMSLMDNQIENLTEILACPYLQTLFLGRNRLKVIINDFFNFMPMLRVLDLSYNTRLEELSVGIAKLVSLEHLNLSSTGIRKLPVELKALKKLKYLNIEWTNHLEMIPQQLISSFSKLQVLKMEGCGYRCSLVLEEMEHLKYLNVLTISFRSASELEKTLGFNKFFSRAIERVTLEDFRDSRSLNILALTNVQHLQILTLSGCEDLEEVKIENNIIEGAGRFHSLGFVFLFDCNQLRDASWVVFAPHLEVFMIINCKSLEEIISEEKLGEVTKSKANTNLFSKLEAFYLHSLPEMKTIYRYALPFPQLEEIRILECPMLRKLPLNSNSAKGQRLVIEGEEGWWKDVEWEDESTRIAFLPSFKPW is encoded by the coding sequence ATGGGTAACATCTTTTCATTCCCAATTGGCAATACCATCATTACCCGTTGCTGGGATTGTGCTACTGGACAGCTAAGTTTTATATGCAACCTTGAAGATAACCTCCATGCTTTACAAACTGAAGTGGCAGAACTGAAGGAGCGCAGGAGTGATCTGATGAGAAAGGTCAGAATCGCTGAAGATGAGCAGCAGCTTAAGCGGCTAAACCAAGTTGAGGGTTGGCTTCAGAGGGCTGATCGTGTGATAACCGATGCTGATCAATTGATTCGGGAAAGTCCCCAGCAAATTAATGAGTTATGTATGGGAGGTTGTTGTTCTAGGCATCCCAGGTCCAGCCACAAGTTCGGGAAGCAAATCCTCAAAAGACTCCAAGAGGTTAAAGACCAGAAGCAAAAAGGAGATTTCGGAATTGTGGCTGAGAAGTCACCACTTCCTTCCGTGACTAAACGTTCTACTGAGCCAACTGTTGGCTTAGAGTCCAATTTGAGTAAGGTTTGGAGCTGTCTTCAAAAGCAACAAGTGGGAATTATTGGCCTATATGGCTTGGGAGGGGTTGGCAAAACAACTCTCCTAAACCAAATCAATAACAAATTCCTTGATATGGCCCATGATTACCATGTCATTTGGGCAGTTGCATCACAAGATCGGCCAATTGAGAAAGTTCAGGACCAGATTGCCAAAAGAATAGGCTTGCTTAACGAGGGTTGGAAATCTAAGAGCCTTGATGAGAAAGCTGGAGATATCTCCAGCATATTATGTACAAAGAAGTTTGCACTATTGTTGGATGATATATGGGAGCGGTTTGATCTCGCGAGAGCTGGGGTACCTCTTCCAACACAACAAAATGGCTCTAAAGTCATTTTCACAACTCGTCGCCTTGACGTGTGCTGTCAAATGCAGCCGAACATGGATAATAACATCAAAGTGAAATGTTTATCATCAGGAGAAGCTTTGAAACTATTCGAGGAGAAGGTTGGAGCAGAAACCCTTCATACGCATCCTGATATTCACAAATTAGCTGAAGAAGTGGCTAAAGAGTGTGCCGGACTACCTCTTGCTCTCACAACAATTGGGCGGGCCATGGCATCCAAGAAGACCCCTCGAGAATGGGAATATGCTATTGAAGCTTTAAGGCAATCAGCAGCTTCTGCTTTCCCAAGGGTAGGGAAAGAGATGTATCCCAAGTTAAAATTCAGTTATGACTGTTTAGCTGATGAAAAAGTGAAATCTTGTTTCCTGTATTGTTCTTTATATCCAGAAGATCATATCATCGAAAAAGATGAACTAATACATTGTTGGATCGGGGATGGAATTTTGGACAAACATGCCAATTTGAACAGTGCCAGAAACGAGGGACATTTCATTATAGGTTCTCTTCTTGAGGCATGCTTATTGGAGAAAGGAGCTAATAATAATGGTGTAAAGATGCACGATGTGATTCGTGACTTGGCTTTGTGGATTGGTGGTGAATCTAAGAAGTTTTTTGTAAAATCAGGTGTTCAGTTAAAGGAACTACCGGAAGCTGATAAGTGGGAAGAGGTTATAAGAATGTCGTTGATGGATAATCAAATTGAAAATTTGACTGAGATATTGGCATGCCCCTATCTCCAAACTTTATTTCTTGGGAGGAATCGTTTGAAGGTGATCATCAATGATTTCTTTAATTTCATGCCGATGCTAAGGGTTCTAGACTTGTCCTACAATACGCGTTTGGAAGAATTGTCAGTTGGAATTGCAAAGTTGGTTTCACTAGAACATCTCAATCTGTCATCGACAGGAATAAGAAAGCTGCCAGTCGAATTGAAGGCCCTAAAAAAGCTGAAATATTTGAATATAGAGTGGACAAACCATCTAGAAATGATCCCACAACAACTTATATCCAGTTTCTCTAAGTTGCAAGTACTGAAAATGGAGGGATGTGGCTATAGATGTTCATTGGTTTTGGAGGAAATGGAGCATTTGAAATATTTGAATGTGTTGACCATTTCTTTTAGAAGCGCTTCAGAGTTGGAAAAAACTTTGGGGTTCAACAAGTTCTTTAGCCGTGCCATTGAACGTGTAACCCTTGAAGATTTCAGAGATTCAAGATCATTGAATATTTTGGCTTTAACAAATGTGCAGCATCTGCAGATATTAACACTTTCGGGTTGTGAGGATCTAGAAGAAGTGAAGATCGAAAATAACATAATTGAAGGTGCAGGCCGCTTCCATAGCCTTGGATTTGTATTCCTATTCGACTGCAATCAATTGAGGGATGCGAGTTGGGTAGTTTTTGCTCCACATTTGGAAGTATTCATGATAATTAATTGCAAAAGTTTAGAAGAAATTATTAGTGAAGAAAAACTTGGTGAAGTCACTAAGTCCAAGGCAAATACAAACTTATTTTCTAAGCTCGAGGCTTTTTATCTACATTCTTTGCCCGAAATGAAGACAATATACCGCTATGCTCTGCCTTTCCCGCAACTAGAGGAAATCAGAATTCTAGAATGCCCAATGTTGAGGAAGCTCCCTTTAAACTCCAATAGTGCAAAAGGACAAAGGCTCGTCATTGAAGGAGAGGAGGGATGGTGGAAAGATGTAGAATGGGAGGATGAATCCACTCGAATTGCTTTTCTCCCCTCTTTTAAACCTTGGTAA
- the LOC128289482 gene encoding disease resistance protein SUMM2-like, giving the protein MGNIFSISLSLDPIINRCWDCATGQASYICNLEDNLHAFKNEVEELKAIRSDLMSKVRIAEDEQQLKRLDQVGLWLSRAETFLINDADQLIVQSPQHVEKLCMGGCCSRHPRSTHKFGKQIDGILQEVKDLKGKGDFSDVASKPPLPSATERPSEPTVGLESNFNKVWSCLQKEQVGIIGIYGLGGVGKTTLLNQINNKFHDTTHDYHVIWAVASQDRPIERVQEQIAERIGLSNNGWKSIDEKAADIFNVLRKKKFALLLDDIWERFDLTRAGVPLPTQGNGSKVIFTTRRRDVCCQMQPNMDNNIRVECLPPGEAFKLFEEKVGSETLRMHPDICKLAEAVVDECAGLPLALVTIGRAMASMKTPPEWEYAIEVLRQSAASVFPGVGKEMYPKLKFSYDCLPNERFRSCFLYCSLYPEDHPIEKDQLVDCWIGEGLLDEHTNLRNARNQGHYIIGSLIDACLLEKGPSNDSVKMHDVIRDMALWIAGESEKEKFFVKSGVQLKEQPKANKWEEVIRISLMDNQIESLYEILACPNLQTLFLGRNHLEVIISDFFNFMPMLRVLDLSHNSNLRKLSAGIAKLVSLEHLNLSSTGIRKLPVELKALKELKYLNLEWTNHLEMIPQQLISSFSKLQVLKMEGCDCDCSLVLEEMKHLKYLNVLTITFRSASELEKALVFNKFFSCAIEHATLQHFRGSRSLNIFDLANWQHLKSLILLGCMDLEVKIESNVVEGAGCFHSLRFLYLDDCNQLRDASWVIFAPLLQQLLINGCKNLEVVISEEKLREVTKYKANTNLFSKLEVLNLYFLPKMKTIYCHPLPFPQLEKIKILGCRMLKKLPLNSNSAKGKRLVIVGREEWWNDLEWEDEFTRIAFLPSFKSRDL; this is encoded by the coding sequence ATGGGTAATATCTTCTCAATCTCACTTTCACTCGATCCCATCATTAACCGTTGCTGGGATTGTGCTACTGGACAGGCAAGTTATATATGCAACCTCGAAGATAACCTCCACGCTTTTAAAAATGAAGTGGAAGAATTGAAGGCAATCAGGAGTGATCTGATGAGCAAGGTCAGAATTGCTGAAGATGAGCAGCAGCTTAAGCGGCTAGACCAAGTTGGTCTTTGGCTTTCGAGGGCTGAAACTTTTTTGATAAACGATGCTGATCAACTGATTGTCCAAAGTCCTCAGCATGTTGAAAAGTTATGTATGGGAGGTTGTTGTTCCAGGCATCCCAGGTCCACCCACAAGTTCGGCAAGCAAATCGACGGAATACTTCAAGAGGTGAAAGACCTGAAGGGAAAAGGAGATTTCAGTGATGTGGCCAGCAAGCCACCACTTCCTTCAGCAACTGAAAGACCTAGTGAGCCAACTGTGGGTTTAGAGTCCAATTTCAACAAGGTTTGGAGCTGTCTTCAAAAGGAACAAGTGGGAATTATTGGCATATATGGCTTAGGAGGGGTTGGCAAGACAACCCTCCTAAACCAAATCAATAACAAATTCCATGATACTACCCATGATTACCATGTCATTTGGGCAGTTGCATCGCAAGATCGGCCAATTGAGAGAGTCCAGGAGCAGATTGCCGAAAGAATAGGCCTTTCTAATAATGGTTGGAAATCTATTGATGAGAAAGCCGCGGACATCTTCAACGTCTTACGTAAAAAGAAGTTTGCATTGTTGTTAGATGATATATGGGAACGGTTTGATCTCACAAGAGCTGGGGTACCTCTTCCAACACAAGGAAATGGCTCTAAAGTCATTTTCACAACTCGTCGTCGTGATGTGTGCTGTCAAATGCAACCGAACATGGATAATAATATCAGAGTGGAATGTTTACCACCCGGAGAAGCTTTCAAACTGTTCGAGGAGAAGGTTGGATCAGAGACCCTTCGAATGCATCCAGATATTTGCAAGTTAGCTGAAGCGGTGGTTGATGAGTGTGCAGGACTACCTCTCGCTCTCGTTACAATTGGGCGGGCCATGGCATCCATGAAGACCCCTCCAGAGTGGGAATATGCTATTGAAGTTTTAAGGCAATCAGCAGCTTCTGTGTTCCCAGGGGTAGGGAAAGAGATGTATCCCAAGTTAAAATTCAGTTATGACTGTTTACCTAATGAAAGGTTCAGATCTTGTTTCTTGTATTGTTCTTTATATCCAGAAGATCATCCTATCGAAAAAGACCAACTAGTAGATTGTTGGATCGGGGAAGGACTTTTGGACGAGCATACCAATTTGAGGAATGCCAGAAACCAGGGACATTACATCATAGGTTCTCTTATTGATGCATGCTTATTGGAGAAAGGGCCTAGTAATGATAGTGTAAAGATGCACGATGTGATTCGTGACATGGCCTTGTGGATTGCTGGTGAATCTGAGAAGGAGAAGTTTTTTGTAAAATCAGGTGTTCAGTTAAAGGAACAACCAAAAGCTAATAAGTGGGAAGAGGTAATAAGAATATCGCTGATGGATAATCAAATTGAAAGTCTATATGAGATATTGGCATGCCCCAATCTGCAAACTTTATTTCTTGGAAGGAATCATTTGGAGGTGATCATCAGTGATTTTTTTAACTTCATGCCGATGCTAAGGGTTCTGGACTTGTCCCACAATAGTAATTTGAGAAAACTGTCGGCTGGAATTGCAAAGTTGGTTTCACTAGAACATCTCAATCTGTCATCGACAGGAATAAGAAAGCTGCCAGTCGAATTGAAGGCCCTAAAAGAGCTGAAATATTTGAATCTAGAGTGGACAAACCATCTAGAAATGATCCCACAACAACTTATATCCAGTTTCTCCAAGTTGCAAGTACTGAAAATGGAGGGATGTGACTGTGACTGTTCATTGGTTTTGGAGGAAATGAAGCatttaaaatatttgaatgtgTTGACCATTACTTTTAGAAGCGCTTCAGAGTTGGAAAAAGCTTTGGTGTTCAACAAGTTCTTCAGCTGTGCCATTGAACATGCAACCCTTCAACATTTCAGAGGTTCAAGATCATTGAATATTTTTGATTTAGCAAATTGGCAGCATCTAAAAAGTTTAATACTTTTGGGTTGTATGGATCTAGAAGTGAAGATCGAAAGTAACGTAGTTGAAGGTGCAGGATGCTTCCATAGCCTTCGATTTCTATACCTAGACGACTGCAATCAATTGAGGGATGCGAGTTGGGTAATTTTTGCTCCACTCTTGCAACAATTACTGATAAATGGCTGCAAAAATTTAGAAGTAGTTATTAGTGAAGAAAAACTTCGTGAAGTCACTAAGTACAAGGCAAATACAAACTTATTTTCTAAGCTCGAGGTTTTGAATCTATATTTTTTGCCCAAAATGAAGACAATATATTGCCATCCTCTGCCTTTTCCGCAGTTGGAAAAAATCAAAATTCTAGGATGTCGAATGTTGAAGAAGCTACCGTTAAACTCCAATAGTGCAAAAGGAAAAAGGCTCGTCATTGTAGGAAGGGAGGAatggtggaatgatctagaatgGGAGGATGAATTCACTCGAATTGCTTTTCTCCCCTCTTTCAAATCTCGTGATCTATGA